The following proteins come from a genomic window of Geomonas sp. RF6:
- a CDS encoding ATPase domain-containing protein encodes MREAGVRISTGVGGLDEILEGGLIAGKTYVVRGGPGTGKTTLGMQFLAEGARLGEKTLFISLDEAEESIRQSARTLGLRFDDVAFLDMSPPSDYFTEVQTYDIFSPAEVEREPFANRVTEAVLKHNPTRVFLDPLTQFRYLSTDIFQFRKQVLSFLRFLTEQGATVVFTSESSTAHPDEDLQFMADGILDLLFDEEGGRSVCVKKLRGSDFMGNTHSMRLSVHGMEVYPRLVPKAHNVVFSLDTIPSGVAELDDLISGGVERGTVTFLSGPTGVGKTTVGLQFMKEAAERGERSVLFSFEEEVSLMLYRAQSIGMDARELVDQGMLRIERIEPLRYSPDEFAKKVRSQVEEDNVRVVMIDSVSGYRLCMRGSELVAHLHALCKYLQNMGVAVLLAIETTQLTGDFRVTDVDISYLSDNIIFLRYLEIDGHLRKAIGVLKKRLSNFEKTLREFEITPQGIRIGEPLLELRGILSGVPAWNKRGEA; translated from the coding sequence ATGAGAGAAGCAGGTGTGCGCATTTCAACGGGAGTCGGTGGGCTGGATGAAATTCTGGAAGGGGGGCTGATAGCTGGCAAGACGTATGTGGTGCGAGGCGGTCCCGGGACGGGAAAGACTACTCTGGGGATGCAGTTTCTCGCGGAGGGGGCGCGGCTGGGTGAGAAGACCCTCTTCATCAGCCTGGACGAGGCCGAAGAGAGCATCCGGCAGAGCGCCCGGACGCTGGGGCTTCGATTTGACGACGTTGCCTTCCTCGACATGAGCCCTCCCTCCGACTACTTTACCGAAGTACAGACATACGACATCTTCTCCCCCGCTGAGGTTGAAAGAGAGCCGTTCGCCAACCGCGTCACCGAAGCTGTCCTCAAGCACAACCCCACCCGGGTCTTCCTGGACCCGCTCACCCAGTTCAGGTACCTCTCCACCGACATCTTCCAGTTCCGCAAGCAAGTCCTTTCCTTCCTTCGTTTCCTGACGGAGCAGGGCGCTACCGTCGTCTTTACCTCGGAGAGCAGCACTGCCCACCCCGACGAGGATCTGCAGTTCATGGCTGACGGCATCCTGGACCTCCTCTTCGACGAGGAGGGAGGACGCAGCGTCTGCGTCAAGAAGCTGCGCGGGTCCGATTTCATGGGCAACACGCACTCCATGCGGTTGAGCGTGCACGGCATGGAGGTGTATCCCCGGCTCGTTCCCAAGGCTCACAACGTGGTCTTCTCTCTCGACACCATTCCCTCCGGAGTGGCGGAGTTGGACGATCTCATTTCCGGGGGAGTCGAGAGAGGGACGGTCACTTTTCTGTCGGGCCCCACCGGTGTCGGAAAGACAACCGTCGGGCTGCAGTTCATGAAGGAGGCGGCCGAGCGCGGAGAGCGATCTGTCCTCTTTTCCTTTGAAGAAGAGGTAAGTCTCATGCTGTATCGCGCGCAGTCTATCGGAATGGACGCCCGGGAACTGGTGGACCAGGGGATGCTGCGCATAGAGCGGATCGAGCCGCTGCGCTACTCTCCCGACGAGTTCGCCAAAAAAGTGCGGAGTCAGGTCGAAGAAGACAACGTGCGCGTGGTGATGATCGACAGCGTGTCCGGCTACAGGCTCTGCATGCGCGGCAGCGAGCTTGTCGCCCATCTGCACGCCCTCTGCAAGTACCTGCAAAACATGGGCGTCGCTGTACTTCTGGCGATCGAGACGACTCAGCTGACGGGGGATTTCCGTGTCACCGACGTCGATATCAGCTATCTGTCGGACAACATCATTTTCCTCCGTTACCTCGAGATCGACGGGCATCTCCGGAAGGCGATCGGCGTGCTGAAGAAGCGGCTCAGCAATTTCGAGAAGACGCTGCGCGAATTTGAGATCACACCGCAGGGGATCCGGATCGGGGAGCCGCTGTTAGAGCTGCGGGGCATTCTCAGTGGCGTCCCTGCATGGAACAAGAGGGGTGAGGCATGA
- a CDS encoding IS30 family transposase, with protein MSHTHLTENERYVISHLKVAKFSLREIGRRLGRHHTSIMREIARNGPTYPDGVYWYTFTHGTALKRRHQPRSFRRQDNADLVAYVEEKLMLDWPPEAIAARLKMDFPMDRAMRISHETIYRWIYLDAREGGELHKHLRRRRRNRRRQTRYCAGRRFIPGRVSIKERPAVVGTRERFGDWEGDTLHGAKGAGNLATYVERKSRFLLAARLADRRAATMTDHSARCFSPLPEILCQTVTVDNGSEFAEFKDLETKTGLTVYFADPYASWQRGTNENTNGILRHYFPKGFDFRTLSEEEIQQVVKQVNDRPRKCLGYRTPAEVLRASFGGAFTT; from the coding sequence ATGTCCCACACCCATCTTACAGAAAATGAGCGATATGTCATCAGCCATTTGAAGGTGGCGAAATTTAGCCTTCGCGAAATCGGCCGTAGGCTTGGACGCCATCACACAAGCATCATGCGCGAGATTGCGCGCAACGGCCCGACATACCCCGATGGAGTTTACTGGTACACCTTCACGCATGGCACTGCGCTTAAACGTCGTCACCAGCCCAGGTCTTTCCGGCGGCAGGACAACGCCGATCTGGTCGCTTACGTTGAAGAGAAATTGATGCTGGATTGGCCACCTGAAGCCATTGCCGCCAGGCTCAAAATGGATTTCCCAATGGACCGGGCGATGCGCATCAGTCATGAAACCATCTACCGCTGGATTTACCTAGACGCCAGAGAAGGTGGCGAGCTTCACAAGCATCTTCGCCGTCGGAGGCGGAATCGCCGTAGGCAAACGCGCTACTGCGCAGGACGGCGGTTCATTCCGGGTCGAGTCTCAATTAAGGAGAGGCCGGCAGTAGTTGGTACCAGAGAACGATTTGGGGACTGGGAAGGCGACACGCTGCACGGTGCGAAAGGCGCAGGAAACCTTGCCACGTACGTTGAGCGCAAGAGCCGCTTTTTACTTGCCGCAAGACTCGCAGACAGAAGGGCCGCAACCATGACGGATCATAGCGCGAGGTGCTTCAGCCCTCTGCCCGAGATCCTCTGCCAGACAGTAACCGTTGATAACGGTAGTGAGTTTGCGGAATTCAAAGATCTGGAAACTAAGACAGGGCTTACCGTGTATTTCGCGGATCCTTATGCGTCTTGGCAGCGTGGCACCAATGAGAACACAAACGGCATCTTGCGGCACTACTTTCCGAAGGGGTTCGACTTCAGGACCCTATCAGAGGAAGAAATTCAGCAGGTCGTGAAACAGGTCAACGATCGACCACGAAAGTGCCTCGGCTACCGGACTCCTGCGGAAGTTCTGCGTGCATCATTCGGTGGTGCATTTACAACTTGA
- a CDS encoding DinB family protein: MTCMEKVRDRAAEVFAALDELCQLPAERLAAREDRTDAWSVAEHLEHVSLANHFLLLTATKGTAKALRRAAGGRVPEGETDLAVLADIADPDAFLWLPPTHMIPTGCESISTVREKLLAQYHTILELLAQIPSGEGRLCILHMSVNSLGTIDLYQWLYFITQHARYHITLISRIQ; the protein is encoded by the coding sequence ATGACGTGCATGGAGAAGGTCCGTGATCGTGCTGCCGAGGTCTTCGCCGCCCTGGACGAGCTCTGCCAGCTCCCTGCGGAGCGGCTCGCGGCGCGGGAGGACCGGACGGATGCCTGGAGCGTCGCGGAGCACCTGGAGCACGTCTCCCTCGCCAACCATTTTCTCCTCCTCACCGCTACCAAGGGGACCGCGAAAGCGCTGAGGCGCGCCGCCGGAGGCCGGGTGCCGGAGGGGGAGACAGACTTGGCTGTCCTCGCGGACATAGCGGACCCCGATGCTTTCCTTTGGCTCCCCCCCACCCACATGATACCGACCGGCTGCGAGAGCATCTCCACTGTCAGGGAAAAACTCCTCGCTCAGTATCACACCATCCTCGAGCTCCTAGCACAGATCCCCTCGGGCGAGGGACGTCTGTGCATCCTTCACATGTCGGTAAACAGCCTCGGCACGATCGACCTGTACCAGTGGCTGTACTTCATCACCCAGCATGCCCGCTACCACATCACCCTCATCAGCAGGATCCAGTAA
- a CDS encoding DUF3108 domain-containing protein, translating to MDLSAPVGVARQLSVELGEEGTSSFSDGGSQRDVDPDDVHPAQEGAPEPEGEGGGGGAPAPPTDKGEEPRVAEEAELPPAPDDGGEGGAADPSAQGESTQVVMSHQAQGSAAGTQRKTLNLPPPLRRGKEFVPAAMEKLTYRITLHGILIGEAVLLATNEKGAVRISVKVTSSPLITPFYPVDDLIETQLVMGNYLVTSIRQREGSYQRNTGFTLMLREKKAFSTATLREGVFTPLPRSDVTDLVSGFYYMRNQPLEVGKSLLLHIFDSGKYSLATVEVLRQERVSVQGLGDVETLVVVPRLQTEGIFRRTGEMLIWLTADGRKVPVKVETTIPIGKVRAELVSSEVQREGDETLKK from the coding sequence ATGGATCTTTCAGCTCCGGTCGGAGTGGCGAGGCAGCTCAGCGTGGAGCTCGGGGAAGAGGGAACTTCTTCATTCTCTGACGGTGGCTCGCAACGGGATGTCGATCCCGATGACGTGCACCCGGCACAGGAGGGGGCGCCGGAACCCGAGGGTGAGGGAGGAGGGGGAGGAGCGCCCGCGCCTCCGACTGACAAGGGCGAAGAACCGCGGGTGGCGGAAGAGGCGGAGCTTCCTCCGGCGCCGGACGATGGCGGCGAGGGGGGAGCGGCAGATCCTTCCGCACAAGGAGAGAGCACGCAGGTCGTAATGTCCCATCAGGCGCAGGGCAGCGCCGCGGGGACACAGCGGAAGACGCTCAATCTTCCTCCACCTCTGCGCCGGGGGAAAGAGTTCGTGCCCGCAGCGATGGAGAAGCTCACCTACCGCATTACCCTGCATGGAATCCTGATCGGTGAAGCGGTCCTTCTGGCGACAAACGAGAAGGGGGCGGTGCGCATCTCGGTGAAGGTGACCTCCTCCCCTCTCATCACGCCATTCTACCCGGTGGACGACCTCATCGAGACGCAGCTTGTCATGGGGAACTACCTCGTTACCTCCATCCGGCAACGCGAGGGGAGTTACCAGAGAAATACCGGCTTTACTCTGATGCTGCGGGAGAAGAAGGCATTCTCCACAGCGACCTTGCGCGAAGGGGTGTTCACGCCTCTGCCCCGCAGCGACGTCACCGACCTCGTCTCCGGTTTCTACTACATGCGGAACCAGCCCCTGGAGGTCGGCAAGTCCCTCTTGCTGCACATCTTCGACTCCGGAAAGTATTCCCTTGCCACCGTGGAAGTGCTCCGCCAGGAACGGGTTTCCGTACAGGGACTGGGGGATGTGGAGACACTCGTCGTCGTGCCGCGCCTGCAGACGGAGGGGATATTCCGCAGGACGGGAGAGATGCTCATCTGGCTTACCGCAGACGGCAGAAAGGTGCCGGTGAAGGTGGAAACGACGATACCGATAGGAAAGGTTCGGGCCGAACTTGTCTCATCCGAGGTCCAGAGGGAAGGGGACGAGACATTGAAAAAATAG
- a CDS encoding cytochrome C: protein MKRLPFVVLILAMLAMYAGQALAVRQSHKEYAEMKITECNDCHKTEGVAPNHTADWVRNHRTFASNAGHTCADCHTQAYCLDCHQGGGISADLTIENYRRDYVPRSHRADFVNEHPIKALDNPQTCYRCHDRNYCDACHARFPRGFMRIKSHMPRGTQAGGITQNYVWTNDHATEARRNLQSCQSCHPEGDVCLRCHSSKNSTARINPHPKEFKAGNFKARSDKTCRICH, encoded by the coding sequence GTGAAGAGACTGCCGTTTGTCGTTTTGATCTTAGCCATGCTGGCCATGTACGCTGGGCAGGCGTTGGCGGTGAGACAGTCGCACAAGGAGTACGCGGAGATGAAGATCACCGAGTGCAACGACTGTCACAAGACGGAAGGGGTGGCGCCCAACCACACCGCCGACTGGGTTCGCAATCACCGCACCTTTGCGAGCAATGCCGGTCACACCTGCGCCGACTGCCACACCCAGGCGTACTGCCTCGATTGCCACCAGGGGGGTGGGATCAGCGCGGACCTGACCATTGAGAACTACAGGCGCGACTACGTGCCGAGGAGCCACCGCGCGGATTTCGTGAACGAGCACCCCATAAAGGCCCTGGACAACCCGCAGACCTGCTACCGCTGCCACGACCGCAACTACTGCGATGCCTGCCATGCGCGCTTCCCTCGCGGCTTCATGAGGATCAAGTCGCACATGCCGCGCGGCACGCAGGCGGGGGGGATCACCCAGAACTACGTATGGACGAACGACCACGCCACGGAGGCGAGACGTAACCTCCAGTCGTGCCAGAGCTGCCACCCCGAAGGGGACGTCTGCCTCCGGTGCCACAGCTCGAAGAACTCCACCGCGAGGATCAACCCTCATCCGAAGGAGTTCAAGGCTGGGAACTTCAAGGCCAGAAGCGACAAGACCTGCAGGATATGCCACTAG